Below is a genomic region from Gemmatimonadota bacterium.
GTAGAAATCCGGATGGTAATGGGCGTAGTCCGGCGGATCTTCCATGACGGCGGTTATCGTAAAGGTGAACTGGTGGTCTCCGGTGATGGTTTTTCCGGTAGGGTCGGCATCCCCGAAGTACTTCCTCGCCATCGTGGAACTGATCACCATGGTGTTCGGGGCCGTGAGCGCATTGGCGGGACTGCCCTGTACGAGCGGGACGTCGAACACGTCGAAGAGGTTGCCGTCGGCCCAGTAGACACGCTGTTCATAGAATTGCCTGTCCTCGGTGGTAAAAAGCCAGGTACCTATCGTTCCCCTGAGTCGGAGTACTTCCTCCACCTCCGGCACCTGGGCCTTGATGAATTCACCCAGCACGCCCGGCGTCCGCGCCGTGCGGTCCGTCACCACCCGGTAGATGCGGTCTCCCCGCGTGTTGTGGCGGTCGTAGCTCAACTCGTCGCGGATGTACAGGAGGATTACCAGGCAGCAGGCCATGCCGATGGCGAACCCAATGACGTTGATCGCGGCGTGGGACCTGGACGCCAGGATGTTCCGCCAGGCGGTGAGGAGGTAGTGTCCGATCATGGTCGCCTCAGGGGGCCAGTCGGGCCCAGTGGATGTCCATGGCGTCCTCGGTGCCCGCGTAATATACCACCAGGGCCGTGCTGTCGGACAGGGCTTCCGCGTAGGGCAGGCCGAAGGACCAAACCGAGAAGCCCAGGGCGCCCTTGGGATCGTCTGCCGGCGCTTCGTGGGTGTACAGGGTCACCTCGGATTCCGGATCGAACGGCCCGTCGATGGACGGCGCGACGCGGGCCTTGATGGACTGGTCTCTGAAGCGGTCCACCCAGGGAAGGACGACGCGCCCGTCCGGCAGCACCGCGGGATGAGCCGCCTGGTCGGTGACGCCGATATCCTCCGGGTCCGACCAGGTCCGGCCGCCGTCGGAACTGATGCGGCGGTGGATGTTCAGGTAGGATTCCGTTTCGGTGTTGTAGGTCCACGCGAAAGCGCCGATGCGTCCGTCCGGCGCCACGGCCGACCGCAGGTCCCAGTTGAAGATCAGGCCGGTCGGATCGTACCCGATGTTTATCGGTTCGCTCCAAGTCCTTCCCTCGTCCGTGGAGTGAAAGGCCACAACCCGCTGGTACCACTTCGACGCGTCGAGGTAGTGCTTGTTGGTTTCGATGGTCATGA
It encodes:
- a CDS encoding exo-alpha-sialidase — encoded protein: MRIIDSGVLSRSVSGTDCANLTFPAVLCKSDGTLIATWHSGTTKDCADEVIEVSRSSDLGKTWSAPERPFKSPVLRGVRGSVKIVYLTELAPGRIIAASMWIDRETYPDAPGLFNPETEGCVPMSILLANSVDGGNTWTAWREVPMPEEIGPASLTNPVMQLPDGTLVMTIETNKHYLDASKWYQRVVAFHSTDEGRTWSEPINIGYDPTGLIFNWDLRSAVAPDGRIGAFAWTYNTETESYLNIHRRISSDGGRTWSDPEDIGVTDQAAHPAVLPDGRVVLPWVDRFRDQSIKARVAPSIDGPFDPESEVTLYTHEAPADDPKGALGFSVWSFGLPYAEALSDSTALVVYYAGTEDAMDIHWARLAP